The genomic DNA CTTAGTTAATCACTTGTGTCACCCATAGATCATACATTTTATTTGCTAAAATAGGTGTTCGTTCAACCATAAATGTTGCAAGATTATTGCCACTAAATTGGTTTTGGATAAATCCCACCGGAATAAACGTCAGTAAACGTAAAACTAGAACCAAGGAAATATAGGTGATGATCACGGATAAAATCCCGCCAGCCACCCAGTCTAATTGCTTTAGTACAGGAATAAACGTCAACCCATGAGCGAATACCCCAATGAATCGTGTGACTAGCCAACCAATAAATAAAATGATCAAGAAAGCCACCCCTGCATAAAATGCT from Enterococcus mundtii includes the following:
- a CDS encoding CvpA family protein; translated protein: MLSLLILFILLIAFFSGASRGFALQGIYLVGYFVSFLAAQTYYKTLANHLQLYIPYPAVTANSNLVFFDQAFSFKLDEAFYAGVAFLIILFIGWLVTRFIGVFAHGLTFIPVLKQLDWVAGGILSVIITYISLVLVLRLLTFIPVGFIQNQFSGNNLATFMVERTPILANKMYDLWVTQVIN